In Phaseolus vulgaris cultivar G19833 chromosome 7, P. vulgaris v2.0, whole genome shotgun sequence, the genomic stretch CCAAAGGAAAAAAATGGCAAACTCAAAAGTCACATcttatttctctttatttttggTCTTCAAATATTTGTAAGAAGAatgtttgaaaacaaaaaaactttCTTTGGTGTGCAGAAAGATTTAAGTTGGATGTTCAACTAGGAAACACCTACTTGCTAAGAATCATTGATGCTGCACTCAATGAAGAGCTTTTCTTTAAAATTGCTGGTCATAAACTCACTCTTGTTGAAGTTGATGCAGTCTACACAAAACCATTCAAAACTTATACCATTGTCATAACACCCGGCCAGACCACAAACGTGCTTCTAACAACCAAACATGCAGCTGGAAAATACTTGGTTGCAGCCTCTCCTTTCATGGATGCTCCTATTGCAGTAGACAACAAGACTGCCACTGCCACATTACACTATTCAGGCACCCTTAGTTCCAACCTCACCACCCTCACTTCCATGCCTCCCAAAAATTCCACCATTCTTGCTACCAGTTTCACTGACTCTCTCAGAAGCTTAAACTCTAAAAAGTATCCAGCCAGAGTCCCTTTGAAGATTGACAGAAACTTGCTCTTCACTGTTAGTCTTGGTATCAACCCTTGTTCTACTTGTGTGAATAATAGCAGGGTGGTAGCAGATATCAACAATGTTACCTTTGTGATGCCTAAAATTTCTCTTCTCCAAGCACATTTCTTCAAAATTAAGGGAGTTTTCACAGATGATTTTCCTGGAAATCCTCCTGTATTTTATAACTTCACAGGAACACAACCATCCAATTTAAATACCGTGACTGGAACAAAGCTATATAGACTTGCTTACAATTCTACAGTTCAATTAGTCTTGCAAGATACTCAAATGTCCCAACGCTTCTTCTTCCACTACCTTTCAAAACCATTCCACTACCTAAGCATCCACCTAGGTATTAGTGATCCAGAAGACGTTGTTATAGCTATAAGAAGAAAACTTAACTCTAGTTATACTCATTCAAACCTTTCATGGTTATCTAAGGCTATCCAACTTCAAATCGCTGCTACTAAAAATCGATAGAATAGTTGTACTTTAAATCACGATGGAGAAAATGAGCAGTGGAAGAAATAAGCAGGGGAGGGCAAGTTTTCACACTTAGTCGGACATAGCTATTAGGAATATCATCTCTGAATTAGCAAGAGCTGGTGTGACCATGATTCCAGACACACTTAGTCGCACATATACATGTGGTGTACACTTAGTCGCACAGATACATGAGACTTTGATTGCTACGGTGCTGATATGGTGGTTTTGGAATGCATTCAACTGGATGTGCCTGAGACCTAAGAGGATAGAGAGGCATCTCAAGGAACAGGGTATCCAAGGGAATTCCTACTGTCCCTTGGTTGGAGACATTAGAGATATGATTAAAATGATTAAGGAAGCCAAATCTAAACCCATGGCTCCTCACTCTAATGAAAAAAATCAAGATAGAAACGAAGCGAGAAAACTCACAGTAGAACGAGGCACAACTCTGTTGCGGCAACAAAAACGAGGTTCGCCAACGCCGAAAGCGTGGCCGCGAGGCTTGTTCCTCCGCAATCCCAATCCGCCACAAAGAGCCTTGAGCCTCCTTCTTTCACTGATAGCGAAACACGAATTAGCTATTGTAGAGGTCGAGATGGATTGAAAACGAAAGGAAATGTGAAACTTACGGTGTTAGGGCACAATCAAGAACACGGTAGGGCACAATGCTTGAATGCTCTCCGTCGCAATGCTTGAATGCTCTCCATCGTCGCAATGCTTGAATGATCTCCGTCGTCGCAATGCTTGAATGATCTCCGTCGTCGCAATGCTTGAATGCTCTCCGTCGTCACACATGTTGCTGATGCCTTAAGGAAAAGTGGAGTGAAGTGAGTAGGAGAGAATTCttcagaattgaaaaatgaaagaaaaattaaaattaattatttgtgtgtAATTTGCGAGGGCTTAACTTTCAtattatttagatttaattttaaaacttttagcgtgggcttaaccttcaaatatttaaattttaattatttttataattttagtagCTGCCATTTCAGCAAC encodes the following:
- the LOC137829014 gene encoding laccase-4-like is translated as MTRTQCGEWWKSNTEAVINEALKSGLAPNVSDAHTINGHPGPVQGCASQERFKLDVQLGNTYLLRIIDAALNEELFFKIAGHKLTLVEVDAVYTKPFKTYTIVITPGQTTNVLLTTKHAAGKYLVAASPFMDAPIAVDNKTATATLHYSGTLSSNLTTLTSMPPKNSTILATSFTDSLRSLNSKKYPARVPLKIDRNLLFTVSLGINPCSTCVNNSRVVADINNVTFVMPKISLLQAHFFKIKGVFTDDFPGNPPVFYNFTGTQPSNLNTVTGTKLYRLAYNSTVQLVLQDTQMSQRFFFHYLSKPFHYLSIHLGISDPEDVVIAIRRKLNSSYTHSNLSWLSKAIQLQIAATKNR